A genomic region of Deltaproteobacteria bacterium contains the following coding sequences:
- a CDS encoding glutamyl-tRNA reductase produces MNLLLLGLSHRTAPLELRERYAVDDAQPALAKLVRAAEIEEAVVLSTCNRVEVLVATRDLDAARVRLRAFFERELAPDEAPRARELEGALYELHDTAAVRHAFRVACAVDSQVVGEPQILGQVKDAYRAAVASGACGPILSRLYQRAFATAKRVRNETKISERPISVARVAVQLAEQIFESLQDKSALLVGAGEMIELALETLVKSGLAQVRVANRTPARAAALATRFGASAHGLGELPQLLAASDVVLTCIGGHEPILTASHFSLALHERRERPIFAIDIGVPRNIAPAANELEGVYLYDLDDLQGVARANAEERRREVEHAEAIVLEEQQRFDGWLGALAAVPTIRALVDRGEAVRAAELERALAGLTLGEREREAVEAATRAIVSKLLHAPLAKLRAEQDREAGLAQLEAARGLFGLDDASEAEEE; encoded by the coding sequence GTGAACTTGTTACTGCTCGGCCTCAGTCACCGCACCGCGCCGCTCGAGCTGCGCGAGCGCTACGCGGTCGACGACGCGCAGCCCGCGCTCGCGAAGCTCGTGCGCGCGGCCGAGATCGAGGAAGCGGTCGTGCTGTCGACCTGCAATCGCGTCGAGGTCCTCGTCGCGACGCGCGACCTCGACGCCGCGCGCGTGCGCCTGCGCGCGTTCTTCGAGCGCGAGCTCGCGCCCGACGAGGCGCCGCGCGCGCGTGAGCTCGAAGGCGCGCTCTACGAGCTGCACGACACGGCGGCGGTGAGGCATGCGTTCCGCGTCGCGTGCGCGGTCGACTCGCAGGTGGTCGGCGAGCCGCAGATCCTCGGGCAGGTGAAGGACGCCTACCGCGCGGCGGTCGCGAGCGGCGCGTGCGGGCCGATCCTCTCGCGCCTCTACCAGCGCGCGTTCGCGACCGCGAAGCGCGTGCGCAACGAGACGAAGATCTCGGAGCGCCCGATCTCGGTGGCGCGCGTCGCGGTGCAGCTCGCCGAGCAGATCTTCGAGTCGCTGCAGGACAAGTCCGCGCTGCTGGTCGGCGCCGGCGAGATGATCGAGCTCGCGCTCGAGACGCTCGTGAAGAGCGGCCTCGCGCAGGTGCGCGTCGCGAACCGCACGCCCGCGCGCGCAGCTGCGCTCGCGACGCGCTTCGGCGCGAGCGCGCACGGCCTCGGCGAGCTGCCGCAGCTCCTCGCGGCGAGCGATGTCGTGCTCACCTGCATCGGCGGTCACGAGCCGATTCTCACCGCGTCGCACTTCTCGCTCGCACTGCACGAGCGCCGCGAGCGTCCGATCTTCGCCATCGACATCGGCGTACCGCGCAACATCGCGCCCGCGGCGAACGAGCTCGAAGGCGTTTACCTCTACGACCTCGACGACCTGCAGGGCGTCGCGCGCGCGAACGCCGAAGAGCGCCGCCGTGAAGTCGAGCACGCCGAGGCGATCGTTCTGGAGGAGCAGCAGCGCTTCGACGGCTGGCTCGGCGCGCTCGCGGCGGTGCCGACGATCCGCGCGCTCGTCGACCGCGGCGAGGCCGTGCGCGCGGCCGAGCTGGAGCGCGCGCTCGCGGGCCTGACGCTCGGCGAGCGCGAGCGCGAAGCGGTCGAAGCCGCGACGCGCGCGATCGTGAGCAAGCTGCTGCACGCGCCGCTCGCGAAGCTGCGCGCGGAGCAAGACCGCGAGGCGGGCCTCGCGCAGCTCGAAGCAGCGCGCGGGCTGTTCGGGCTCGATGACGCGAGCGAGGCGGAAGAGGAATGA
- the hemC gene encoding hydroxymethylbilane synthase: MSAPIRIATRGSALALAQARMVGAAAESVTGRPFELLVLTTTGDRIQDRALAAIGGKGLFVKEIQEALLDGRADLAVHSAKDLPSKTPDSLTFAAFPRRADPRDALVARDSALRVATLPRGARIGTGSVRRTSQLRARRPDLEIVPIRGNVDTRLRKLDELALHGVILACAGLERLGLGERIHERIEPADVLPAVGQGTLALEVRADDALVGDLADLDHPQTRACLHAERAFQAGLEGDCAVPIAAFAELDSVGRLRLRGLVAKPDGSRVVRGEIEASASDAIRAGDQLARELRARGGEEILAALRGSSQ, encoded by the coding sequence ATGAGCGCGCCGATTCGCATCGCCACGCGCGGCAGCGCGCTCGCGCTCGCGCAGGCGCGCATGGTCGGCGCCGCCGCGGAATCCGTAACAGGTCGCCCATTCGAGCTGCTCGTGCTCACGACCACCGGCGATCGCATCCAAGATCGCGCGCTCGCGGCGATCGGCGGCAAGGGGCTGTTCGTGAAGGAGATCCAGGAGGCGCTGCTCGACGGGCGCGCCGATCTCGCGGTGCACTCGGCGAAGGATCTGCCCTCGAAGACGCCCGACTCGCTCACCTTCGCAGCGTTCCCGCGCCGCGCCGATCCGCGCGACGCGCTCGTGGCGCGTGACTCCGCGCTGCGCGTCGCGACGCTGCCGCGCGGCGCGCGCATCGGAACGGGCAGCGTGCGCCGCACGAGCCAGCTGCGCGCGCGGCGCCCCGATCTCGAGATCGTGCCCATCCGCGGCAACGTCGACACGCGCCTGCGCAAGCTCGACGAGCTGGCGCTGCACGGCGTGATCCTCGCGTGCGCGGGGCTCGAGCGATTGGGGCTCGGCGAGCGAATCCACGAGCGCATCGAGCCGGCCGACGTGTTGCCCGCGGTCGGACAGGGCACGCTCGCCCTCGAAGTGCGCGCGGACGATGCGCTCGTGGGCGATCTCGCCGACCTCGACCACCCGCAGACGCGAGCGTGCCTTCACGCCGAGCGCGCCTTCCAAGCGGGGCTCGAAGGCGACTGCGCGGTGCCGATCGCCGCGTTCGCGGAGCTCGACAGCGTAGGGCGGCTGCGGCTGCGTGGGCTGGTCGCGAAGCCCGACGGCTCGCGCGTCGTGCGCGGCGAGATCGAGGCGAGCGCGAGCGATGCGATCCGCGCCGGCGATCAGCTCGCGCGCGAGCTGCGCGCGCGCGGCGGCGAGGAGATCCTCGCGGCGCTGCGCGGCTCGTCGCAATGA